In Notamacropus eugenii isolate mMacEug1 chromosome 1, mMacEug1.pri_v2, whole genome shotgun sequence, one genomic interval encodes:
- the LOC140523102 gene encoding olfactory receptor 13C9-like — translation MEGMNKTVLTEFILLGLSKYPKLEIIFFVLCMVIYIVILFGNSVIIILSILDSHLHTPMYFFLSNLSFLDICYTSSFVPKMLVNFLATRKSLSFSGCVAQMSISYSMGTTECVLLTVMAYDRYVAICNPLRYPIVMNRTVYVNLAALSWLIGGLNSLFQTVLTVQLPFCGKNVIDHFTCEILAVMHLACADISLNELIILVVTIILTLTPLLLIVISYVFILSTILKIRSAERRSKAFSTCSAHLTVVIIFYGTVLFMYMKPKSKASLTTDKLIALFYGIFTPMLNPIIYSLRNKDVNAAVKRVLSRNLSLGKQ, via the coding sequence atggaagggatgaaTAAGACAGTTCTAACTGAATTCATTCTTCTGGGACTTTCCAAATACCCCAAACTGGAGATTATCTTTTTTGTGTTATGCATGGTAATATATATAGTTATCCTATTTGGAAATAGTGTCATTATCATTCTGAGCATTCTGGATTCCCATCTTCACacccccatgtacttcttcctcagTAACCTCTCCTTCTTAGATATCTGTTACACATCTTCATTTGTGCCCAAAATGCTGGTGAACTTCCTGGCAACCCGAAAATCTTTGTCCTTCTCAGGATGCGTAGCCCAGATGTCAATCTCCTATTCGATGGGAACTACAGAGTGTGTCCTGCTGACTGTGATGGCTTATGACCGCTATGTAGCCATCTGTAACCCCCTCAGGTATCCCATTGTCATGAATAGGACCGTTTATGTGAACCTGGCAGCTTTGTCCTGGCTAATAGGTGGTCTTAACTCTCTGTTTCAAACTGTTCTTACTGTGCAGTTGCCTTTTTGCGGGAAAAATGTCATTGACCATTTCACGTGTGAAATCCTGGCTGTCATGCACCTAGCCTGTGCCGACATCTCCCTAAATGAACTCATCATACTGGTAGTAACTATAATACTCACCTTGACGCCTCTTCTATTAATTGTTATTTCTTATGTCTTCATCCTCTCCACCATTTTAAAGATCCGCTCTGCTGAGAGGAGAAGCAAAGCCTTTTCTACCTGCTCAGCCCATCTCACCGTGGTGATCATCTTCTATGGAACTGTCCTCTTCATGTATATGAAGCCAAAGTCTAAAGCTTCTCTGACCACAGATAAGCTAATTGCCTTGTTTTATGGGATTTTTACCCCCATGCTCAATCCCATCATCTACAGTTTGAGGAACAAGGATGTGAATGCtgcagtgaaaagagtgctgAGCAGAAATCTGTCCTTAGGAAAACAGTGA